The Zea mays cultivar B73 chromosome 7, Zm-B73-REFERENCE-NAM-5.0, whole genome shotgun sequence DNA segment TCACTTCCTCTCTGTTAGGTTACTCGAGTATTGGATGGAGTCAAGGTTGAGATACATCACTATGGGTCTAGGGGCCTTATTTGCTGCTGGGAAAATAGCAGATTTGGACTGTTTTGGTGGGCAGTGAGGCCTTATCTGTTGGATCTGTGGTGGAATTAACTAGACAGCAAAAATCCAGTGGTTTCATGCCTTCACCCCAGTAGCAAATATCAAGTTTTGGACCATAGTGCATACCCAAGTGGGAGACTTATCTACTCCCTTTCCTATCTGTTTACCGAACGAAGGGATGGATATTTTGGCTGTGTGAGATAGACTAAATGCAGTGTATTTGAGCTGTGGTTATGAGCCTATGTGGTGTGGGTGCATGGGAGCCACGTACAATAGGTCATGCAGTGCTGGCATTCCCACGGTTCTCCTACATCAGGTCTGAGTTGAGCTCCATACCCTGCCTACACATTCAGTTGTACTTGTCCATATCCAGTACCCTTCGCTTGGGTTCAGTAAAGCTTCCCCTTGCCCTCAGGTTTTAGCTTGAGACCACTGCGTAAGTGCTGGAATTCCTGTGTTCACGCTAGTACTCACCTCTCCCCAGTCACCAAACTTCGCCCCTCAGAAACTTGCACGCCATCTTCCTGCCAGTGGTGACCATAGCAGCAGTTTACATCCTCACCATGGCCAAGATTCGTCGGAGGTTGTCTCGGTCGTGTGGTGCCCGTTCCTTGTTCCTCACAGGTCAGTGAAGCTCACACCATTTACTGCTTGAACTCTACCACTATTGGTTGCCTGGAACTAGGTGTGAAATTTGCTCAAACATAGGCTGTCAGATTTCTGGATCCCAGACTTAGTGCATAAGGCTGAAACTAGGTTTTAGTGTGTTGAGCTCCACTTTGGTGCTTCATAAAAATTGTTCTGAATGTTTTCAACCTAGGGGTGCTATACCAAAGTAGTAGAGCTATATCTAAGGAATAACTTTGGTAATGTGAGTTTGGTCTGTTGCTGTgtaaaaattggagaaaaggtTGGCTAAAGTTGGTCTATCAGGATGGACACACAACTGAATTTTTATTCAGTTCTGAGAACTGAATTGCAGCAGGATGCCTAGTTTGGAATTCATTTGTGACTGATTCATGGGGTTTTGGATTAAGGGTTCCatagcaaagttgtagaccaTAGTAAAGTGAACAAGTTTGCTAAAGTGAGATGGACCTGGTTTCACATAAATTTGAGAGTAAAAGTGACCAAAAGTTTGACTGTCAGGTGGTTGGTGACTTAGTCTATTCAGAACTGAAAGTCTGAAATCAGTAATTTTAGTGCAGTTTTGGAGCTGTGTAGTGCCTGTTCTAGGTGGTTTTGAACCAAAGTTTCTACAGCAAGTTTGAAGAACATGTGTTAGAGAACAACATCCTTTAGGTGAGTTGGGGTTGATCCCACACACAAAGTGGTGTAAAGACTGCCCAAAGATGGACTTTCAGTTGCGGAGACTGAATTTCATTCAGCTGCCTGAAAACTGAATTTGCAATGTGTATTTTCAGTCTTGGAGTGTTATACCAAAGTGGAAGAGAAATACTTAGGGAATAGATTTGGTTAAGTAAGTGGGTCTCTTGTCATTTGAGTTTATGAGATAAAAGGCATTGAACAGAGGGGAGAGGAATGGAGCAATGGAAGATGAATTCAGAGAACTGAAAGCAGGTTCAATGAATTGTGGCTTATTCTTGGACACTATAACTTGTAGTTCATGTAGGTTGGATCCTTGCTTAAGGCATAAATGAAGTACTTGGTTGGTTATGGAGGCAAGGTTTCCTAGTTTGGTTGGTGAATTGAGTTGTGATATTAGAGTATTTAGCTCTCTTAAGGTTTTGTTAGTTTTTGTGTGCACCTTTAGAGAGGTGTAAGTCTTGTGATGCTTTTTAGTTTTTTCTTTTCAAGTTGCATCagcataagcattcatgttcATATCTTTACATGTAGAATTCCCAGAAGAAGATGAAATTCAAGAAGTAGTTTCTGAAAAGGAGTTTGCTCCAGTGCCTATTCAGCAAGTGGATGGAGCTATCTAATTGGTTATTGGGTAGAAAGGTCTTGAGCCTCTTCActgcaacaaaggcaagccccggtgcatttaccccttccttgtatttttaaaaagacttttatacacttaagtctagtgaaatgtgcattaagtttataggaattgcttggaaactatttgatgcattgcctaccttgatatccatacctttatagatacttctgatgaagtatcaaaatatgatttacaaaaatgcttagccctgcttagatcttgtggatagaggttgtcctttgcgttaatgcctagctcagggttatcctgaggaaggatgacttctacctgcaagaatattttcattgggagcatggtgggatcttactgcaaagttccctataatgtgctcttttcatcctaaggaacacaaacaatcctaaggatggaagtacttaaatcgggacttgggctatgaacaggtgatgttctacccaggttaattaaggattggatgcgtatgtaggcctgtatgatcaaggactatcttaactagccacatgccctggatatgggacagggtaagcttgaacccggctattccatacatgaaaagacaatcgcacactgggagtggagagatggcgagagtggcacgtaccctcctggcaaaggaccgcctaaaaagggtggtgtgctctcgggtggcgcggacctgttcatgcagtggaggatccgtgggaatggttgacatatgcaagggttaagtgctacatatgtcgtgtggttagagatcctcagctgagtaaatcgattcggatcgccgttatatccccggagagtggagacttgatcgctgccctgcaacctaagtcaggatgtaaacattatgaataaaaatgatgttgtattgatgagatggtgaaattagactagatgctaccagagtctattaatatttaatctggcgttaaaatattgaaagtaaggactcactttagtaggctatttctgcaaaagtatctaagttgattcttgctaaagccttttccttgattcctatttaaccagcatatccttgagagtcatttttccttagtcgggtaagacttgcgaaagtacactccgtactcagggttttcgaacccatgttgttgtaggtgatgaggagTACTCTATGTGTTCGTGAGGCTGGAGGGCGCTTCCAGTTCTAGAGGAGGATTAGTTAGGCTTATGTATAAGCTTTGGAGGGTTCCTACCTTCCTGCTATTGTATTAAGTTATGCACTTTAAgtatatcaggacttgtaataaatgtAACTCTTCCTATGTAATAACCTTCAGTTTTAGAAATAAAAAGAATTTtttgtaaagtcttccgctcttATCTTCGAAGTGTGTGTAtcgaatgtgattactgtaatatgcatgtatggtgggagatccttgggatgatgagttcaagttgttgaactcgtgatagccttgttaagttacctggtacacgtgcatagccatctgaggccatcaaggcaaggattggtgcacgtgggcccgataacttgggagggctgccACATATATATAAATAACTCCAGAGTTAATACCCTAATTTCACAAATCTACTTTGCAAGGAAGAACCACaaaaagtttgaattaaatttgaatttaaagTGAATTTGAAGATGAAGAAAAGAAGgtgggaaaataaaaagaaaaggtcaAAAACGCTATTTGGGCCAGCTCCTAACCATTTCGGCCCACTACACATCCTCTCCCCGCCAGCCCAGCGTTGCCTCGGCTGAACTCGCCTGCGCGTGGGGCCTGGCTGTCAGCCACCGCCCGCGATTCTCGCCCGCGTTCACTCCTTCACTTCTGTCTCTGGCGCGTGGGTCCTCGGGGTCAGCTCCGACGTCTTCGCTACGACCGTGTCACGCGGAGAGAAGGATACAACGGCGTGCGCGCGATCGCCGGCGACCGTAACGGAATCGCTGGACCGACCTATCTCCTTGGAGGCCATAAAACGCAACCCCTAACCCTAACCGACCCCTTGCTCCTTTCGCTGCTTCCCAGTTCCTCATCGCCAGAGCTCAGAACCAACTAAGCGCCATCGCCGcggcgggctaggtcccggagtgGCGGAACCCGGCCACAACTGTGACCTCGTCCATCTTCGAAGCTTTGCGGGCGCGTCCAGGAAGGATTCGGGAGCTATTCGCTCGGATTGTGAGGTGGATTCCTCATCGGCGCGCGTCTCTCACCTCGCGGCTGCCATTCCTCATCGGGGAAGCACCACACTGCACAATCCACAGTAATAATACCACTAGTGCATTCCATGTGTCGTAGGGATCGTGTTGGTACCTTGGGTGCGCTTATGGGGCATCGTCGCGCCAAATGGCGTGCTCACCGGCGTACGGTTGCCGCGGGAGGGCTGCGCCGCCGCGCGGGTTGGCTGGGAAGGGGAGAGATGACCTCGAGTCGTCGATGTCCTTACGGATGGCTAGGATTAGGTGGGGCGTACCTCCCCCTTCGTGCAGGCAATCGGGACCGTAGGTCTTAGATGGAGGGCCACGATTTGATCATAGGTATTTTGATCGTGTCCGATGATCTCCGATCTGGCGGGCGATATCTCATACTGATTCAACCTAAAGAAGATCTAATCCGCGTCATAGATATTAGATCGGACGGCCAGTACGcggggataccccttcgcgtggcataTTATCTAAAGAACCCTTGGCCTTTAAGGAAATTGACCCGCAGTCCTGCGGCTGGTGCTCTGTGTCATAGGTAGCTTTATGTAGAAGCCCCTGTGTTTCCTGGTttttgaggcccaatccagagaactttgaaaatcagaaattaatatcagaaatcaatttttagtgcataaataaatgttaaaacttgtttaattcatagtaaatgcatatgagctccaaattggaccattccagttcctataattttgtaagattattctctatcaaataataccactgttttcacatgaaaaacacattaaaatttatttctcacttaaccctatattaaatgcataaaacctccagaaattcataacttaaaacctataactccaaatttaatgattccagttcctatgatcttattttaatgtgtagatttttaatgtatattttattcacatgtttgatgtgatgttaatttatgctatactatgtatgtattgtgttgatgcgagtagacgagcgggCCACTGTgcaatctgaggttcagcaagtagagactgctgagcaggagctcgtggaaggcaagttgtgcccttgatcacttcttttacccattcgtgttcttattattcataatgatctgcataggataattttgctgggacccaataggatgccctagattttgactatctttataccttgtttcagcactggttttactactaaagttttgggtagttcatgctattgctttatgtggatttgggtatagagatatttatcactcatttttacacttgttattatctgttcatcaTTTTATGTTCAtgctaagatcattatgttaatgggaacatggagaaccacccgggaaaacagtgctaccacaagggtttaatgggacgcccttggctgataattagga contains these protein-coding regions:
- the LOC109940957 gene encoding uncharacterized protein, with translation MAKIRRRLSRSCGARSLFLTEFPEEDEIQEVVSEKEFAPVPIQQVDGAI